The Candida orthopsilosis Co 90-125, chromosome 7 draft sequence genome has a window encoding:
- a CDS encoding Glc7 serine/threonine phosphatase (the C. parapsilosis ortholog has an intron in the UTR; similar to C. parapsilosis CPAR2_701810 and C. albicans GLC7), with the protein MSTADHQEADIDSIVDRLLEVRGSRPGKQVTLAEHEIRYLCTKAREIFIQQPILLELEAPIKICGDIHGQYYDLLRLFEYGGFPPEANYLFLGDYVDRGKQSLETICLLLAYKIKYPENFFILRGNHECASINRIYGFYDECKRRYNIKLWKTFTDCFNCLPIAAIIDEKIFTMHGGLSPDLNSMEQIRRVMRPTDIPDVGLLCDLLWSDPDKDITGWSENDRGVSFTFGPDVVSRFLQKHDMDLICRAHQVVEDGYEFFSKRQLVTLFSAPNYCGEFDNAGAMMSVDESLLCSFQILKPADKKPRYPSSAGSSVGGGNRPNPNTRKPKKPTK; encoded by the coding sequence ATGTCCACTGCAGACCATCAAGAAGCCGACATCGACTCAATTGTCGATAGATTGCTAGAAGTTAGGGGATCACGTCCAGGTAAGCAGGTCACTTTGGCTGAACATGAAATTCGTTATCTTTGTACCAAAGCCAGAGaaatttttattcaacaGCCAATATTGTTGGAGTTGGAAGCACCCATCAAGATTTGTGGTGATATTCATGGACAGTATTATGATTTGTTGAGGTTGTTTGAGTATGGAGGATTTCCACCTGAGGCCAACTATTTGTTTCTTGGTGATTATGTTGATAGAGGTAAACAAAGTTTGGAAACCATTTGTCTTTTATTGGCTTACAAGATCAAATATCCGGAAAACTTCTTTATTCTTAGAGGCAATCATGAATGTGCTTCAATCAATCGTATTTATGGGTTTTATGATGAATGCAAACGAAGATATAATATTaaactttggaaaactttTACTGACTGTTTTAATTGTTTACCTATTGCTGctattattgatgaaaaaataTTCACCATGCATGGTGGATTGTCACCGGatttaaattcaatggaACAAATTAGGAGGGTCATGCGTCCAACTGATATTCCTGATGTTGGGTTATTGTGTGATTTGTTATGGTCAGATCCTGATAAAGATATTACTGGTTGGTCTGAAAATGATCGTGGTGTTTCTTTTACTTTTGGTCCTGATGTTGTTTCGCgttttttgcaaaaacaTGATATGGATTTAATTTGTCGTGCTcatcaagttgttgaagatggtTATGAATTTTTCAGTAAACGTCAATTGGTTACTTTATTTTCAGCTCCAAATTATTGtggtgaatttgataatgctGGTGCTATGATGTCAGTTGATGAGTCATTATTGTGTTCGTTCCAAATTTTAAAACCGGCTGATAAAAAACCAAGATATCCTTCGTCTGCTGGTTCTTctgttggtggtggtaacAGGCCAAACCCGAATACTAGGAAACCAAAGAAGCCAACCAAGTAG
- a CDS encoding Nop10 small nucleolar ribonucleoprotein encodes MHLMYTLDAEGKRIYTLKKTTESGQITESAHPARFSPDDKYSRQRVTLKKRFGLLPTQN; translated from the coding sequence ATGCATTTGATGTACACTTTAGATGCTGAAGGCAAAAGAATATACACTTTGAAGAAAACCACTGAATCTGGTCAAATTACAGAATCAGCTCACCCCGCTAGATTTAGTCCTGATGATAAGTATTCAAGACAAAGAGTtactttgaagaaaagatttggaTTATTGCCAACGCAGAACTAG
- a CDS encoding Rps27 ribosomal protein: MVLVQDLLHPSPASEAKQHKLKLLVQQPRSFFMDVKCQGCLNITTVFSHAQTAVTCDSCSTVLCTPTGGKAKLTEGCSFRRK; encoded by the exons ATG GTTTTAGTTCAAGATTTATTACACCCATCACCAGCTTCCGAAGCCAAACAACACAAGTTGAAATTATTGGTTCAACAACCAAGATCATTTTTCATGGATGTTAAATGTCAAGGATGTTTAAACATTACTACTGTTTTCAGTCATGCTCAAACTGCCGTCACTTGTGATTCATGCTCAACTGTGTTGTGTACTCCAACTGGTGGTAAAGCTAAGTTGACTGAAGGTTGTTCTTTTAGAAGAAAGTAA
- a CDS encoding Pif1 DNA helicase encodes MRILPTTLRISSNRIIPRYIHAYTTQVKIKKALFHKSEGPIIIQSYSKSPMAEGNPSGSSKVLDGIDFDDSFGDDESSKGTTSADAKHEQEDFDDEDIDAIAMNYVPEPIVPQKEVEKDAIEFDISDSFAFTDSLPTSRRTQPGVTKQEVVVVNSQTHGTDQVAEEIQASFEFSDTTQLASLLQYQASSEYQVEEGNNVQEVVKEEPENFEIDSFTESPSNSDAFEFSENDDEVLAMLDDAELPSQSPKKESPPLATQTSSIKRSAPSTQSPPELKRSSISYSQTQAVKAPSRSGVCKFIITSSPPKVSPSQISQNKSSQPKSSPVNDSMVIPPHTIEHNSPQDIFARPSSKLTSLAYNDDRPTRPLTRNYSTVPQLEQPSKTPVDHHTILLATQRPSVGKSKSPEAGQSVKVVQPIILSKEQEIVLQKVLQGVSLFYTGSAGTGKSVLLRSIIKALRRKYPTGVAVTASTGLAACNIGGITLHSFGAIGLGTGTVDNLIKKIKRNKKAHGRWRDTKVLIIDEVSMVDGELLDKLNEISKRLRKNNAPFGGIQLVACGDFYQLPPVMKKISAEGDTRDDVEAFFSFESLAWNETIQETIILKEVFRQKGDQVFINMLNEMRDGRISESTIQEFRRLSRPLECPAGISPAELFATRNEVERANKRRLNALPGEAVSYRAIDSGSLQEPQKSALLSNFLAPQDLLLKKDAQVMCVKNFDETLVNGSLGTVVDFVDKDTYMKTFKDGDHLDDEGKLKDFIFNDPDSSIGLTTGTLTQKVMTHDGKQMDDRKSELNKDLLGDFKNKKFPLVKFLSPDGVNSRTVLVEPEQWTIEDEDGRALVSRVQFPLMLAWSLSIHKSQGQTLSRVKVDLKSVFETGQSYVALSRATSRDGLQVLNFNEHKVRSHPKVVEFYKSLVDISKAPTGQQKLNFTPNQK; translated from the coding sequence ATGAGAATATTACCAACAACATTACGAATAAGCAGTAACAGAATCATACCACGATATATACACGCGTACACAACACAGgttaaaatcaaaaaagcATTGTTTCATAAATCGGAAGGACCCATAATAATTCAAAGCTATTCTAAAAGCCCTATGGCTGAAGGAAACCCTTCTGGGAGCAGCAAGGTGTTGGATGGTATTGACTTTGACGATTCGTTTGGAGATGACGAAAGCAGCAAGGGGACTACTTCAGCCGATGCAAAACATGAGCAGGAAgactttgatgatgaagatataGATGCCATTGCAATGAACTACGTCCCCGAGCCAATTGTACCTCAAAAGGAAGTTGAGAAAGACGCGATCGAATTTGATATAAGCGACTCATTTGCATTTACCGACAGTCTACCGACACTGCGAAGGACCCAACCGGGTGTTACAAAGCAAGAGGTTGTTGTGGTGAATTCTCAAACACATGGAACAGATCAGGTGGCAGAGGAGATACAAgcatcatttgaatttagcGATACTACCCAACTCGCCAGTTTATTACAATATCAAGCAAGCAGTGAATACCAAGTAGAAGAAGGAAACAATGTACAAGAAGTGGTCAAAGAGGAGCCTgagaattttgaaatagaCAGCTTTACTGAAAGTCCATCCAACAGTGACGCATTTGAGTTTAGTGAGAACGATGACGAGGTATTGGCCATGTTAGACGATGCTGAGTTGCCATCACAATCACCAAAGAAGGAATCCCCTCCACTTGCTACACAAACATCATCTATTAAACGACTGGCTCCTTCAACCCAACTGCCTCCGGAGCTCAAGAGGAGTAGTATACTGTACTCTCAAACGCAAGCAGTGAAAGCTCCATCTAGAAGTGGAGTCTGCAAATTCATAATAACATCATCTCCACCAAAAGTTTCTCCTTCACAGATATCACAAAATAAATCTTCACAACCAAAAAGCTCCCCTGTAAATGATTCCATGGTTATCCCTCCACACACGATTGAACACAATTCCCCACAGGACATATTTGCTCGACCATCATCTAAGCTTACCTCACTTGCATATAATGACGATAGACCTACAAGACCATTGACTCGCAATTACTCAACTGTACCACAATTGGAACAGCCAAGCAAGACTCCTGTGGATCACCACACCATTCTTCTAGCGACTCAGAGACCATCTGTAGGAAAGAGCAAATCTCCAGAAGCTGGGCAATCAGTGAAAGTTGTTCAGCCAATCATCTTATCCAAAGAGCAAGAGATTGTACTTCAAAAAGTTCTTCAAGGAGTTTCTTTATTCTATACAGGGTCTGCGGGAACAGGGAAATCAGTTTTGCTTCGATCTATTATCAAAGCATTGAGGCGAAAGTACCCCACTGGAGTTGCAGTCACCGCATCGACTGGCTTAGCTGCTTGTAATATTGGTGGTATCACATTGCATAGTTTTGGTGCCATAGGCTTGGGAACAGGTACTGTTGATAACTtaatcaaaaaaataaaacgAAATAAGAAAGCCCATGGGAGATGGAGAGATACAAAAGTCttgattattgatgaagtatcAATGGTTGATGGTGAGTTGTTagacaaattgaatgaaatatCCAAAAGATTGAGAAAGAACAATGCACCATTTGGTGGAATCCAGTTGGTGGCTTGTGGAGATTTTTATCAGCTTCCTCCCGTCATGAAGAAAATTAGCGCTGAAGGAGATACAAGAGATGACGTTGAAGCGTTCTTCTCCTTTGAAAGCTTGGCTTGGAATGAAACAATTCAAGAGACAATCATTTTAAAGGAAGTTTTTAGACAAAAGGGAGATCAAGTTTTTATCAACATGTTAAATGAAATGAGAGACGGACGAATCTCTGAAAGCACAATTCAAGAGTTTAGAAGATTGTCCAGACCATTGGAATGTCCTGCTGGCATCCTGCCGGCTGAACTATTTGCCACAAGAAACGAGGTGGAAAGAGCTAATAAGCGTCGTTTGAACGCTTTACCCGGTGAAGCTGTCAGCTATCGTGCAATAGATTCTGGATCACTACAGGAGCCACAAAAATCCGCATTACTTCTGAACTTTTTGGCTCCGCAAGATCTTCTCTTGAAAAAGGATGCCCAGGTAATGTGTGTCAAAAACTTTGATGAGACACTCGTTAATGGTTCTTTAGgtactgttgttgattttgttgacaaGGACACTTACATGAAGACATTTAAAGATGGTGATCATTTAGATGACGAGGGGAAATTAAAGGATTTCATATTTAATGATCCAGATTCAAGCATAGGTTTAACAACGGGAACTTTAACCCAAAAGGTGATGACACACGACGGTAAACAAATGGATGACAGGAAATCcgaattgaacaaagacTTATTGggtgatttcaaaaataaaaagtttCCGTTGGTGAAATTTCTATCCCCCGATGGAGTCAATAGTAGGACAGTGCTTGTTGAGCCTGAACAATGGACTATAGAGGATGAGGATGGACGTGCTCTTGTGTCTCGCGTGCAATTCCCACTAATGTTGGCGTGGTCCTTGTCCATACATAAATCACAAGGGCAAACTTTGTCTCGTGTCAAGGTGGATTTGAAGAGTGTTTTTGAAACAGGTCAATCTTATGTTGCATTGTCTAGAGCAACTTCACGAGATGGTCTCCAGGTCCTAAACTTTAATGAACACAAAGTACGATCGCATCCGAAGGTGGTTGAGTTTTACAAATCATTGGTTGACATCAGCAAGGCACCGACCGGACAACAGAAACTAAACTTCACACCCAACCAAAAATAG
- a CDS encoding Ksr1 3-ketosphinganine reductase, with product MDQILEDNTFPPSLPHLSSHTMWFSKSNFPVDGKTAIIVGGSQGIGADIATKLYLQNCSVILVARTQSKLDHQVKTILNLPKTHPNHTARVSSYSCDASAYDDFVNLWKQITAHGYDPTIIFCCAGSSVPKLFNDLTSQDLDTGININYRTALNVIHSGFKHLLNINEATLPHDWPMRHIIIFSSVVSFFPFVGYAQYAPMKAALESLSVILRQELKPYNYRVSCVFPGNFQSEGFDEEQKTKPRLTKIIEGPSVPIPSDVCADMVFDQLAKGYDTITTDFIGWVLGCSTLGILPRQWGLFQVIVSFFLSVFAPVINWSIGREVKKHFKEEAKKID from the coding sequence ATGGACCAAATCCTCGAGGATAACACTTTTCCCCCCTCTCTCCCTCATCTAAGTTCACACACAATGTGGTTctccaaatccaatttcCCAGTCGATGGCAAAACTGCAATAATAGTAGGAGGGTCTCAAGGTATCGGAGCAGACATTGCAACAAAACTATACTTACAAAACTGCTCAGTAATCCTCGTTGCTAGGACCCAATCAAAATTAGACCATCAAGTTAAAACAATACTCAATTTACCCAAAACTCACCCAAACCACACCGCTAGGGTTTCCAGTTATTCATGTGATGCGTCCGCCTATGACgattttgtcaatttatGGAAACAAATTACAGCTCATGGATATGACCCTACCATCATATTTTGTTGTGCTGGATCTAGTGTGCCTAAActattcaatgatttgacTTCACAAGATCTAGACACTggaatcaacatcaattatCGAACTGCGTTGAACGTAATCCATAGTGGGTTTAAACATTTACTCAATATAAATGAAGCTACCCTTCCCCATGATTGGCCAATGAGACATATTATTATATTCAGTTCAGTAGTTTCATTCTTTCCATTTGTAGGCTACGCCCAATACGCACCCATGAAAGCGGCGTTGGAATCATTATCCGTTATATTAagacaagaattgaaaccTTACAATTATCGAGTCTCATGTGTATTTCCCGGCAATTTCCAAAGTGAAGGgtttgatgaagaacaaaagaCCAAACCACGCTTGACTAAAATCATTGAGGGGCCAAGTGTACCTATCCCAAGTGACGTTTGTGCTGATATGGTATTTGATCAGTTGGCAAAGGGATATGATACTATAACTACTGATTTTATTGGATGGGTGCTTGGATGTAGTACGTTGGGGATCTTGCCTCGTCAATGGGGGTTGTTTCAAGTCATTGTTAGTTTCTTTCTTCTGGTCTTTGCTCCTGTGATTAATTGGAGTATAGGTAGAGAAGTAAAGaaacatttcaaagaagaagcaaagaAAATAGACTAA
- a CDS encoding Srp102 protein (this gene lacks an upstream exon respect to the C. parapsilosis ortholog; similar to C. parapsilosis CPAR2_701790 and C. albicans orf19.6284; S. cerevisiae homolog SRP102 has signal recognition particle binding, binding, has role in protein targeting to ER and localizes to integral to endoplasmic reticulum membrane) has protein sequence MDKVLIILLSILIGFIIILIQFFLQSGGLKTIKLTNKSSLYYKPSFIICGANNSGKTALFYRLVSRTSAEEKEEEEEEEKRNEKITTTVSSIEPNFGEIKLPITTPSIGKSYQLVDYPGHLKYWNLFTKLIKNDITLSNIKGIVVVIDSSSANWSKNGSSTGNGAGTSVEVEKITKFLYNLLAITERKQNGIDFLFAVNKSDLFDSLPIHKIRNILELEIDKLIHNEINNVDKTSGIDVTEELEDNNKEVNDSASAGYRENLREFWLSIIGSSDGQFTFDKLEGNMDFMSGSVLKNKIDKWECWFDEKVVNT, from the coding sequence ATGGACAAAGTACTAATTATATTACTATCCATCCTAATTGGATTCATAATCATACttatccaattttttttacaatCAGGAGGATTAAAAACCATAAAATTAACCAATAAATCATCCCTCTATTATAAACCAAGTTTCATCATATGTGGAGCCAACAATAGTGGTAAAACCGCCTTATTCTATCGTCTAGTCAGCCGCACAAGTgcagaagaaaaagaagaagaagaagaagaagagaagagGAATGAAAAGATCACTACTACTGTGTCTTCAATTGAGCCTAATTTTGGTGAGATTAAATTACCAATTACGACTCCAAGTATAGGTAAATCttatcaattggttgattatCCGGGCCATTTAAAGTATTGGAACTTGTTTACAAAGTTGATCAAGAATGATATTACGTTATCTAATATTAAGGGGATAGTAGTCGTGATTGATTCAAGTAGTGCCAACTGGTCCAAAAATGGAAGTTCTACTGGTAATGGTGCTGGTACTAGTGTTGAAGTGGAAAAGATTACCAAGTTCTTGTACAATTTATTAGCTATAACCGAACGCAAACaaaatggaattgatttcttATTTGCTGTCAATAAATCCGACttatttgattcattaccaatacacaaaattaGAAATatattggaattggaaattgataaattgatccataatgaaatcaacaatgttgataAAACCTCAGGAATTGACGTAACTGAAGAACTTGAAGATAACAATAAAGAGGTAAATGACTCTGCTAGTGCTGGGTATAGAGAGAATTTACGTGAATTTTGGTTGAGTATAATTGGATCTAGTGATGGTCAATTCAcctttgataaattggaaGGTAACATGGATTTTATGAGTGGTAGTGTTTTGAAGAATAAGATTGATAAATGGGAATGTTggtttgatgaaaaagttgttAACACTTAA
- a CDS encoding Mrpl8 mitochondrial 60S ribosomal protein subunit, protein MVTINHFNKDVATHKKMIYKNLCANVIRNENIITTQAKARQAQPHIERFLGKALAESKNITNSTNPAEKLLKIKAFGYLQPPDKQDVGLKVIRELTNRYKNRDHGFTRIIKLEPRLGEDKAPMCVLELVDSKYEIKLWFTAKAVAKLELQNIPLDDITELNVKKLTSSRPDGEQVFRDAVETCKKEFFKHGVETEEDVVDEKLKKSLESLPNMERHTGELKGKLLVSKKYKTKPRRTPTQQESVIPPSPFLKSA, encoded by the coding sequence ATGGTTACGATAAACCATTTTAATAAGGATGTGGCTACTCACAAGAAGATGATCTACAAGAACCTATGTGCCAATGTTATACGTAATGAAAATATAATAACCACCCAAGCAAAAGCAAGACAAGCACAACCTCATATTGAACGATTTTTGGGTAAAGCTCTAGCTGAAAGTAAGAACATCACTAACTCTACTAACCCAGCAGAGAAGCTACTCAAGATTAAAGCATTTGGTTATTTACAACCACCCGATAAGCAAGATGTTGGATTGAAAGTTATACGTGAGTTAACTAACCGATACAAGAACAGAGATCATGGATTCACTAGAATCATTAAATTGGAACCTAGGTTGGGTGAAGATAAAGCACCAATGTGTGTCTTGGAGCTTGTTGATTCTAAATATGAAATTAAATTATGGTTTACTGCTAAAGCTGTGGCCAAGTTggaattgcaaaatattcCATTGGATGATATAACTGAATTAAATGTCAAGAAATTAACTAGTAGTAGACCTGATGGTGAACAAGTATTCAGAGATGCTGTTGAAACTTGTAAAAAggaatttttcaaacatggtgttgaaactgaagaggatgttgttgatgaaaaattgaaaaaactGTTGGAAAGTTTACCAAATATGGAAAGACATACAGGTGAATTGAAAGGTAAATTATTGGTATCAAAGAAATATAAGACTAAACCAAGAAGGACACCCACTCAACAAGAATCTGTTATACCTCCATcaccatttttgaaatcagcaTAG
- a CDS encoding Aat21 aspartate aminotransferase, translated as MSELFTNVQELPPDPLFGLKARYTKDPRSDKVDLGIGAYRDNNGKPWILPAVRQAEQKLINSPDYNHEYLSISGYEPFYTGAAKVLLGDKSPAIGEGRVVSQQSLSGTGALHLAGLFLKKFYSAGPHTIYLSQPTWANHKQVFETLGLTVKTYPYWDNATKSLDLKGFLNTINQAEQGSIFLLHACAHNPTGLDPNYEQWNQILQALEAKKHLIIFDSAYQGFASGDLEKDAYPIRKAINDSVIKSTPIIICQSFAKNVGMYGERVGAIHVVLPTKDDAFGRAVKSQLNLIIRCEISNPPAYGSKIVSTILNDPSLYSQWRKDLVTMSSRIIKMRNTLRSKLEKLGTPGTWNHITDQTGMFSFTGLTPEQVERLEKKHGVYLVSSGRASVAGLNDGNVDKVANAIDEVVRNSKGAKL; from the coding sequence ATGTCCGAATTATTCACCAATGTTCAAGAATTACCGCCAGATCCATTATTTGGATTAAAAGCCAGATACACTAAAGATCCACGTAgtgataaagttgatttagGTATTGGTGCTTATCGTGACAACAACGGTAAACCATGGATCTTACCAGCTGTTCGTCAAGCtgaacaaaaattgatcaattcgCCTGATTATAATCATGAATATTTATCTATTTCTGGGTATGAGCCTTTTTATACTGGTGCTGCTAAAGTATTATTGGGAGATAAATCGCCTGCTATTGGAGAAGGTCGAGTTGTTTCACAACAAAGTTTATCGGGAACTGGTGCTTTGCATTTAGCTggattgtttttgaaaaaattttattctGCTGGTCCTCATACGATTTACTTATCTCAACCAACTTGGGCTAACCATAAACAAGTGTTTGAAACTTTGGGATTGACGGTAAAGACATATCCTTATTGGGACAATGCTACTAAATCTTTGGACTTGAAGGGGTTTTTAAACACTATAAATCAAGCTGAACAGGGATCAATTTTCCTTTTGCATGCATGTGCTCATAATCCAACTGGATTGGATCCAAACTATGAACAATGGAATCAGATCTTGCAAGCTTTAGAAGCCAAGAAACATttaatcatttttgattcaGCTTATCAAGGGTTTGCTTCTggtgatttggaaaaagatgCTTATCCTATCCGTAAAGCCATTAATGATTCAGTTATTAAATCTACTCCCATCATCATTTGCCAATCATTTGCCAAAAACGTTGGTATGTATGGTGAAAGAGTTGGTGCTATTCATGTAGTATTGCCAACTAAAGATGATGCATTTGGTAGAGCAGTTAAAtcacaattgaatttaattATTCGttgtgaaatttcaaatccacCAGCATATGGATCTAAGATTGTATCTACTATACTCAATGATCCTAGCTTGTATTCTCAATGGAGAAAAGATTTGGTGACAATGTCATCAAGAATTATTAAAATGAGAAATACTTTGCgttcaaaattggaaaaattgggtACTCCAGGAACTTGGAATCATATAACTGATCAAACTGGTATGTTTTCATTTACTGGTTTAACTCctgaacaagttgaaagattggaaaagaaacatGGTGTTTATTTGGTTTCAAGTGGTAGAGCTTCAGTTGCCGGATTAAATGATGGTaatgttgataaagttgccaatgcaattgatgaagtagTTAGAAATTCCAAAGGTGCAAAACTTTAG
- a CDS encoding subunit of the Dam1 (DASH) complex — MENPHEQTHNMLLARIITNMENLNESVVEMKKLLGDANKNNLPMEVLARMWESYIRNAEYHLQATGQKETAQPEDEEEEEEEEEEEEEARS; from the exons ATGGAGAATCCACATGAACAAACACACAATATGCTCCTAGCAAGAATAATAACCAACATG GAGAACTTGAATGAATCAGTGgttgaaatgaaaaagcTTCTAGGTGACGCAAACAAGAATAATTTGCCCATGGAAGTATTGGCTAGGATGTGGGAAAGTTATATTAGAAACGCGGAGTATCATTTACAAGCTACGGGACAAAAGGAGACTGCACAACCTGAAGAcgaggaggaggaggaggaggaggaggaggaggaggaggaggcAAGGAGTTGA
- a CDS encoding Smx4 component of heteroheptameric complexes (Lsm1p, Lsm8p) (involved in RNA processing and decay) translates to MSSVQTEHKQQQEPLDLIRFQLDEYVIVKLRGAREFKGKLQGYDSHCNLVLSDATETIFSDKDGVDPIIKRTEMVFVRGDSVILISPVIEK, encoded by the coding sequence ATGTCTTCAGTGCAAACGGAACACAAACAGCAACAAGAACCCCTCGACTTGATACGATTTCAACTTGATGAATACGTGATTGTTAAATTAAGAGGCGCTCGAGAATTTAAAGGTAAATTACAAGGTTATGATAGTCATTGTAATTTGGTATTAAGTGATGCTACAGAAACGATATTTTCTGATAAAGATGGTGTTGATCCAATAATAAAGAGAACAGAGATGGTTTTTGTTAGAGGAGATTCTGTGATATTAATAAGTCCCGTTATAGAAAAGTAA